The following coding sequences lie in one Sphingobium sp. KCTC 72723 genomic window:
- the otsA gene encoding alpha,alpha-trehalose-phosphate synthase (UDP-forming): protein MSRLIVISNRVSRPNKSGNQGGLAVALAQALRESRGTWIGWSGEVTDNFTGHIGFSEDDGVKTATIDLEEQDVDEYYNGYANKTLWPLFHFRIDLAEYARDFEGGYNRVNQRFADTAAPLIEPEDVIWVHDYHMIPLGQMLRDRGHRNKMGFFLHIPWPPTRLLVSLPHHSKLVSTLFAYDVVGFHTEEWLESFRHYVEREMGGSVNGDFVTVGDRTIQAVACPIGINAREFAEAAESEAAHDMLNLVRASLQDRAMIVGVDRLDYSKGLEERFNGYARFLKDHPEHHRKVLLTQIAPPSRGEVESYQQIRATLDALAGRINGEYSDVDWTPIRYVNQGYPRDKLAGIYRGAKIGLVTPLRDGMNLVAKEYVAAQDPDDPGVLILSRFAGAAMQLKDALLINPYSPEEMSDAILRALAMPLDERKRRWRAMMDSVEGQDISWWRQCFTGRLMAVERDTARVEPEPAAG from the coding sequence ATGAGCCGCCTTATAGTCATTTCCAACCGGGTGTCCCGCCCCAACAAATCGGGCAATCAGGGCGGGCTGGCCGTGGCGCTGGCGCAGGCATTGCGCGAAAGCCGTGGCACCTGGATCGGCTGGTCGGGCGAAGTCACCGACAATTTTACCGGCCATATCGGCTTTTCGGAAGATGACGGCGTCAAGACGGCGACCATCGACCTGGAAGAACAGGATGTGGACGAATATTATAATGGCTACGCCAACAAGACGCTGTGGCCGCTGTTCCATTTCCGCATCGACCTGGCCGAATATGCGCGCGATTTCGAAGGTGGCTATAACCGCGTCAACCAGCGTTTTGCCGATACTGCCGCGCCGCTGATCGAGCCGGAGGATGTCATCTGGGTCCATGATTATCATATGATCCCGCTGGGCCAGATGCTGCGCGACCGGGGCCATCGCAACAAGATGGGCTTCTTCCTGCACATCCCCTGGCCACCCACGCGCCTGCTGGTGTCGCTGCCCCATCACAGCAAGCTGGTCAGCACGCTTTTCGCCTATGACGTGGTGGGTTTCCATACCGAGGAATGGCTCGAATCCTTCCGCCACTATGTCGAACGGGAAATGGGCGGCAGCGTGAACGGCGATTTCGTGACCGTGGGCGATCGCACGATTCAGGCCGTTGCCTGCCCGATCGGCATCAACGCCCGCGAATTTGCCGAGGCCGCCGAAAGCGAAGCGGCGCACGACATGCTCAACCTCGTCCGCGCATCCTTGCAGGACCGGGCAATGATCGTCGGCGTCGACCGGCTTGACTATAGCAAGGGGCTGGAAGAACGCTTCAACGGCTATGCCCGGTTCCTGAAGGACCATCCCGAACATCATCGCAAGGTGTTGCTGACCCAGATTGCGCCGCCATCGCGGGGCGAAGTGGAAAGCTATCAGCAGATCCGCGCGACGCTGGATGCGCTCGCGGGGCGGATCAACGGCGAATATAGCGATGTGGACTGGACCCCGATCCGCTACGTCAATCAGGGCTATCCGCGTGACAAGCTGGCGGGCATCTATCGCGGCGCGAAAATCGGCCTTGTGACGCCATTGCGCGACGGCATGAACCTGGTCGCGAAGGAATATGTCGCGGCCCAAGACCCGGACGATCCGGGCGTCCTTATATTGTCGCGCTTTGCCGGCGCGGCGATGCAGCTCAAGGACGCGCTGCTCATCAACCCCTACAGCCCGGAGGAAATGTCCGACGCGATCCTGCGCGCGCTGGCCATGCCGCTGGACGAACGCAAACGGCGCTGGCGCGCGATGATGGACAGTGTCGAGGGGCAGGATATCAGCTGGTGGCGGCAATGTTTCACCGGGCGCCTGATGGCGGTCGAGCGTGACACCGCGCGGGTTGAGCCGGAGCCTGCGGCAGGGTAA